A genomic region of Christiangramia sp. OXR-203 contains the following coding sequences:
- a CDS encoding type IV secretory system conjugative DNA transfer family protein, giving the protein METFNLYSIIFLLTAVSMIFYCVYKISAYAFIINTLLTAILLWVILAVTPSFNEIAKVALYLGCPLILGNTIMYVFLPKKEKTNIPAKYEVHFKTIKSKFKIGNIKRGVSIIGAAGSGKTESVVYNLLEHFSKHSFCGVIHDYKDYEITEMAYPLFKNSHIPFYILSFDRIFHRVNPIAPKYMENEEDINEVSRVLLENLLEQKETGATGTGKFFNDAAQGLISGLIWKLKVSFPQYCTLPHLIAVYQYLNTDELIGFLKSNQTSRAFADAFISGKDSERQTAGVKSTLSNALMKISSKRIFMALAADDIPLNINASQNPAVIALVNNPKYDTVYSPIIATVMHTVVKQMSVRHAQPSFLLIEEAPTIRLLNMHRVPATLRSYDIATIYVMQDKVQNDMMYGDKASKAILSNLSYQFFGKVNDPDTARYYERFFEIIKDETKTVMRGTGLDFDTKISTGEKEIYKVRANTFFGLKQGEFITYADGKDEKIYFQHQNIQRQLPKNDQFFSEDEINANYIKIYREVRLMCKNEKPIKK; this is encoded by the coding sequence ATGGAAACCTTTAACCTCTATTCAATTATTTTTCTCCTTACTGCTGTAAGTATGATTTTTTATTGTGTCTATAAAATATCTGCTTACGCTTTCATCATCAATACTTTACTTACCGCTATTCTGCTTTGGGTAATTTTAGCCGTTACTCCATCATTTAATGAAATAGCCAAAGTAGCACTTTATTTAGGTTGCCCTTTAATTCTGGGCAATACGATAATGTATGTATTTCTGCCTAAAAAGGAAAAAACGAATATTCCTGCTAAATACGAAGTCCATTTCAAAACAATAAAATCAAAATTTAAAATCGGAAATATAAAGCGAGGAGTTTCTATTATTGGGGCTGCAGGGAGTGGCAAGACAGAAAGCGTTGTGTATAATTTGCTGGAACATTTCAGTAAGCATTCCTTTTGTGGGGTGATCCACGATTATAAGGATTACGAAATCACCGAAATGGCTTACCCCCTATTCAAAAACTCCCATATCCCATTTTACATTTTATCATTTGATAGAATTTTTCATCGTGTTAACCCCATCGCACCTAAGTATATGGAAAATGAAGAGGATATAAATGAAGTATCCCGTGTGCTGTTGGAAAACTTGTTAGAACAAAAGGAAACAGGCGCTACAGGTACCGGTAAATTTTTTAATGATGCTGCTCAGGGATTGATTAGCGGTTTGATCTGGAAATTGAAAGTTTCATTTCCGCAATACTGTACCCTGCCCCACCTTATAGCTGTTTATCAATATCTAAATACCGATGAGCTTATTGGTTTTTTAAAATCGAACCAGACTTCAAGGGCCTTTGCGGATGCATTTATTAGCGGAAAGGACTCCGAGAGGCAAACCGCCGGAGTAAAAAGTACACTTTCGAACGCTCTTATGAAGATTAGCAGCAAACGTATTTTCATGGCACTTGCAGCCGATGATATCCCGCTCAATATTAATGCTTCTCAAAACCCGGCCGTAATCGCTTTGGTAAATAATCCGAAATATGACACGGTTTACTCCCCAATTATAGCAACGGTCATGCACACCGTCGTAAAGCAGATGAGCGTTCGTCATGCCCAGCCATCTTTCCTACTTATTGAGGAGGCACCCACCATTAGATTATTGAATATGCATCGCGTTCCCGCCACTTTAAGAAGCTATGACATCGCAACAATTTATGTGATGCAGGATAAGGTACAGAACGATATGATGTATGGAGATAAAGCCAGCAAAGCGATATTGAGCAACTTATCCTATCAATTTTTCGGTAAAGTAAACGACCCCGATACCGCAAGGTATTACGAACGTTTTTTTGAAATTATAAAAGATGAAACAAAAACGGTGATGCGCGGCACGGGATTGGATTTTGACACGAAAATTTCTACCGGTGAAAAGGAGATTTATAAAGTTCGCGCCAACACTTTTTTTGGATTAAAACAAGGTGAATTTATTACCTATGCCGACGGAAAAGATGAAAAGATTTATTTCCAACATCAAAATATTCAAAGGCAACTGCCAAAAAATGATCAGTTTTTTTCAGAAGACGAAATCAATGCGAATTATATTAAAATATACCGGGAGGTTCGACTCATGTGTAAGAATGAAAAACCTATTAAAAAATAG
- the mobB gene encoding MobB family relaxase, translating into MYITISAQKLGGNYSPSVADYVDYLKKENQMPEREQDQKLENFFNQYEDDISPEEVIQQIDANTSKLKKIEPKFYSITVNPSQYELRKLGDNSEALKRYTRELMKDYASCFNREINGRPISVNDIKYYAKIEHHRTFKGNDFQVKENQVYATKIIQLKNEIKKIQKGEKEGSIKKIELEINRLEKSAPHQQNGKRIVQGMLKEGNQSHIHIIVSRKDISNSVSLSPGSKYKSSEVEIKGKMIKRGFDRDAFFQTAEKTFDKNFGYQRNFVETYQARKTYIQNPKLYFSAVIGLPASEKALALKMLRESGLPMVPVIPLSKAQLTVKLIKTLQKNIGVALRSGSIGI; encoded by the coding sequence ATGTATATCACTATTTCAGCACAAAAATTAGGAGGGAATTATTCACCAAGTGTAGCAGACTATGTGGATTATTTGAAAAAAGAGAACCAGATGCCCGAACGAGAACAAGATCAAAAATTGGAAAATTTCTTTAACCAGTATGAAGATGATATAAGCCCGGAAGAAGTGATACAGCAAATAGATGCAAATACTTCTAAATTAAAGAAAATTGAACCCAAATTTTACTCTATTACTGTAAATCCATCTCAATATGAGCTTAGAAAACTGGGAGACAATAGTGAGGCTTTAAAACGCTATACAAGGGAACTTATGAAAGATTACGCTTCCTGCTTTAACCGTGAAATTAATGGTCGCCCAATTAGTGTTAACGATATAAAATATTATGCTAAGATCGAACATCATCGCACTTTTAAAGGAAACGATTTCCAGGTGAAGGAGAACCAGGTTTATGCTACTAAAATAATTCAATTAAAAAATGAAATCAAGAAAATACAAAAAGGTGAAAAAGAAGGAAGTATCAAGAAAATTGAGTTGGAAATTAATCGTCTGGAAAAGTCGGCTCCTCATCAACAGAACGGAAAGCGAATCGTACAGGGAATGCTCAAAGAAGGTAATCAAAGTCATATCCATATTATCGTAAGTCGAAAGGATATCTCGAACTCAGTCAGCCTGTCCCCGGGTAGCAAATACAAATCTTCTGAAGTTGAAATAAAAGGTAAGATGATAAAAAGAGGTTTTGACAGAGATGCATTCTTTCAGACGGCAGAAAAGACTTTTGATAAAAATTTCGGATACCAGCGTAATTTTGTGGAGACTTACCAGGCCCGTAAAACCTATATCCAAAATCCCAAGTTATATTTTTCAGCGGTAATTGGCCTTCCGGCTTCTGAAAAAGCCCTGGCATTGAAAATGCTCCGGGAAAGCGGGCTGCCTATGGTTCCGGTTATTCCGTTGTCTAAAGCTCAACTAACAGTAAAACTTATTAAAACTCTACAGAAAAACATAGGCGTTGCACTAAGATCCGGTTCAATTGGAATTTAA
- a CDS encoding BfmA/BtgA family mobilization protein — protein MEKFTNITIKKKIAQRFIKFSKSYYKTHSEALTGMLDFFYYNEISPKENFGPTGRRLENTFKKRINAVIAIMKDVEKNKANPTLAILESLMEAADPKNKNQIRDYEEDDTHPDFYK, from the coding sequence ATGGAAAAATTTACAAATATAACCATCAAGAAAAAAATCGCTCAGCGATTCATAAAATTTTCTAAGTCCTATTACAAGACTCATTCTGAAGCATTAACCGGTATGTTGGACTTTTTCTATTACAATGAAATCTCCCCTAAAGAAAATTTCGGCCCTACAGGAAGAAGGCTTGAAAATACTTTCAAGAAAAGAATAAATGCAGTAATCGCCATAATGAAGGATGTAGAAAAGAACAAAGCAAATCCTACACTTGCAATCTTGGAATCCCTTATGGAAGCCGCCGATCCCAAAAATAAAAATCAGATAAGGGATTATGAAGAAGATGATACTCATCCCGATTTCTACAAATAA
- a CDS encoding JAB domain-containing protein: MKTKVNEISIKYQGNFKISQAPKITSSQSATELLFCSWNKDQIGLQECFKVMLLNNANKVKGIFEVSTGGITGTLVDLRILFAVVLKSLAVNLILGHNHPSGTLKPSEADKRLTEKIKNAAILFDIKVLDHLIITPDGDYFSFADEGLL; this comes from the coding sequence ATGAAAACCAAAGTTAATGAAATATCGATAAAATATCAGGGCAATTTTAAAATAAGCCAGGCACCTAAAATAACTTCTTCTCAAAGTGCTACCGAACTTTTATTCTGTTCCTGGAACAAGGATCAAATAGGGCTGCAGGAATGTTTTAAGGTTATGCTATTAAATAACGCTAATAAAGTCAAGGGAATATTTGAAGTTTCTACCGGCGGAATTACAGGTACCCTTGTAGATCTACGTATTTTATTTGCAGTTGTCTTAAAGTCATTGGCGGTGAATTTAATACTTGGACATAATCATCCGTCTGGAACCTTAAAACCAAGTGAAGCTGATAAAAGACTAACCGAAAAAATAAAAAATGCAGCGATCCTTTTTGATATTAAAGTCCTTGATCATCTTATAATAACTCCAGATGGCGACTATTTTAGTTTTGCCGATGAAGGTCTATTGTAA